The Flavobacterium galactosidilyticum nucleotide sequence AGCCGTTTTCATTCCTTCTTCTCCGTATAACGCTTGAATAATAGGAAATCCTAAAAAAGAAGTATTTCCTAAACCAGCAGTAATAATCAAACAACCAGTCAACTTTTTAGACCAGCCGAATTTCTTACTCAAAAAATTAAAGAACAAATAAGCACCTCCAAAAGTAATCCACGCAACACCTATTGGATATAGTAATTCATCGCTAGCCTCAATCTTTGGAATATAGTATAACGCTAAAGCAGGAAGACAAAAGTAAATCACAATAGTATTCAACACTTTGTACACGCTTACAGGGAATCCCTTGACATTCTGTAGAATTAGACCTAAGAATAGAAAAACAAAAATTAGGATGAAGTTGTACATATAAAATAATTGTGTACAAAAATACCAATTAAATTTAGCATGAGAATGAAGAAAAATCCATTTACATAATTAATGTATCTTTCCTATTTATTCAATGTTTAATTAGTATTTCGTGAAAAATCTCCTTTTATATTCATTAATCAACACGAATTAATAAAACAGGAAACAAAGTTTCTTTTAAGTCAAAATAAAGAGTTTGCGATGGCAATGCATTTTTTGAAAGTGTTTTTGTTTTTCTTACTTTTACATTTCAAACTATTCGCTTTGTCAAAAAAACAATATCCCAGCGCTCTAAACGAAAAAGCAGGAATTTCTCCTCCAGAAATCACTAGCCTAACTTCTATTGAACACATTCAAAATTATCGAAAAATACAACCGTCAGCGGCCGAATTAGTTGAAGGTATTCGATCGGGGAATATAACTGCTTTGAGTCGGGCGATTACATTGGTCGAAAGCACTAATAGCGATCATTTGGCTAAAGCCAATAAAGTAATAAATGCTTGCTTGCCCCATTCAGGCACCTCCGTCCGAATAGGAATAACTGGCGTTCCTGGCGTAGGGAAAAGTACTTTCATTGAAGCTTTTGGAAAATTCTTAACCAGTTTAGGTAAGAAAGTTGCCGTACTTGCAGTTGATCCTAGTAGTACGATTAGTCACGGAAGTATTCTAGGTGATAAAACCAGAATGGAAGAATTAGTAAAAGACAAAAATGCGTATATACGTCCTTCAGCTTCGGGAGAAACATTAGGCGGCGTGGCTCGAAAAACGCGCGAAACCATTACACTTTGTGAAGCCTGTGGTTTTGACACCATTATCATTGAAACCGTAGGTGTTGGTCAAAGCGAAACTGCCGTTCACAGCATGGTAGATTTCTTTTTATTATTAAAGATCTCTGGTGCTGGCGACGAACTACAAGGAATTAAACGAGGCATTATGGAAATGGCGGATGCCATTGTAATCAATAAAGCAGATGGCGATAATATAAAGAAAGCACATTTTGCTAAAATGGAATTCAATAGAGCACTTCATCTTTTTCCGGCTAAAAAATCAGGATGGACACCCAAAACTTCGACTTGTAGCGCGATAACACAAGAAGGAATTCCGGAGGTATGGGAAATTATTGAAAAATTTCTTGAATTAACGAAAGGAAATAATACCTTTTATGATAAAAGAAAAGACCAAAATCAATATTGGATGTTGGAAACCATCAATGAGCAGTTAAAACTGAATTTCTACAACCAGCCCGAAATTCATAATCTATTAGAAGATACTAAAAAAGCGGTGCAAAATAATGAAATATCACCTTTTGCAGCCGCTCAAAAATTATTAGAACAGTATTTTAAAAAATAGTGAATTATTACTCTTTCTCGTAACGCTCCATTTCACGATCATAAAACGTATTGGCTTGTTCGATCAAACCTTCCATTTCAGTATTTAATTCTCCTTCATCAAGATCCTCAGCCTCTTCCATAAACTCAACCTCATCATCTTTTAAGTTGATGATAAACCTTGGATAATCTAAGTGAATGATAAAAATATCATCGGGAAAATCAGTGTTATCCCCTAGTAAAAATTTTGGTAATTCCATTTTATTCTTATTTATTAATGCCGTTATTATCTCCTACTAAAATTAATTTCTTTGTCAATCTTACAAAGCGAATATACAAAAATATCGAGGCAGCTGTTAATCCTGCTAAAAGTCCGATCCAAATACCAATTGCCTTCAAATCTGTATACAATCCCAAGTATATTGAAATAGGAAAACCAATAATCCAATACGCAACAAAAGTAATGTACATAGGCACTTTTACATCTTGCAAACCTCTTAAAGCACCTAAAACAACAACTTGGATGCCATCTGAAATTTGGAAAAAAGCCGCAACAAACAACAGTTGCGACGCTATTAAAATCACTTCGTTAGTTTCTATTATATGACTCATATCATTTACATCGACAAATAATTGCGGTAAATACTGATGAAAAATGATGAAAATCGCAGCAAACACAATCTCAACAAGTATTGCTAATAAGAATATAGATCGTGCTACAAGTTGTAATTTTACATAATCCATTAAACCTTTTTGATTACCCACTCGTATCATTACAGCCACGCTCAATCCCATAGCAAACATAAATGTTAATGAAGCTAAACTTAAAGCAATCTGGTTGGCAGCTTGACTTGTAGTTCCTAAAACTCCCGATAACCAAATAGCTCCTGTAAATAAAGCAACTTCAAAAAACATTTGCATCGCTGAAGGCAAACCTAAGTTGATGATTTTATTCAGCATCTTTTTCTTAATTTCTTTAAAACTAAAATTCTCAAAATAAGGATGAAATTTCGGTTTTCTAATCAGGCTGTAATGCATATACGCTAACATCACAATTCTGGAAGCAATTGTTCCAATACCCGCTCCTACAATTCCCATTTTAGGAAAAATCCAGATTCCGTAAATCAAGAAATAATTGATAATCACGTTAACGACATTACCTATTATCGTGGCCCACATTGAAATTTTAGTTTCTGATTTACCATCAGCAAATTGCTTATAGGCTTGATAAATAATCAGTGGCACAAGTGAAAACGCGACAATATCCAGATAAGGTTTTGCCATTTCCACTACAATCTCTGGCTGCCCCATTAATGAAATTAATGGTTTGAAAAAGAAAATTATAAAGAAAAGCGTAAATCCTAAAATTGTGCATAAAAACAAACCATGGTGAAAAACACTTCTTCCCTCTTCAATATCACTCTTGCCATCTGCTTCAGCAGCTAAAGGTGTTATAGCGGTTGAAAAACCAATTCCTAATGATAAGGCTATGAAAACGAAACTATTACCTAGGGAAACTGCAGCTAATTCTGTTGGTCCAAGTTTACCAACCATTATATTGTCAACAATACCTACAATTGTATGTCCGAGCATACCCAAAATAATAGGATAGGCCAATCGTAAATTATAAGAAAACTCTTTTGTGTACTGGGATAAATTCACTTCATTTTTTTTAAAGGCCACAAAGGTAAGCAGAAGCTTTGAATTGTATCCCCTCAATTCAATATATAACGCTGTTATTTCATGAAATCGAATCGTTAATCTAATAATTCTGTAACAAAGCCTTTAAATGATGTAAGTGCAGATACTATTTGCTGTTTTACTTTTACACCGTTGATTTAGGTCAATAAAAACAAATAAAAAGAACCCAATTTTAAAAAAAAGATTATGAAAATCGCAGGAAAAATTAAATTAGCATTAGTATTTACAATGGCACTTTTTTTCGGAAGCCAAGCACAAGCACAAGAAACAAATTACGACCAAGGATTCCGTTTAGGATTTGGAGCAAATGTTGGATATGCAACTAACGACCCATACAAATTAGCATTAGGAGGAGATATTAGAGGTCAATACGATTTATCTAAAGTGTACTCCCTTACATTAACTACAGGTTATACTAACTTATTTGTTAGCAAAGCTGATGTTTTCCCGGGGCAAGTTGAAGGAAAAGACTTGGGGATTATCCCAGCTAAAGCAGGCTTTAAAGCTTTTGTATGGAATGATCAATTTTATTTAATGGGAGAAGCTGGTGCAGCATTTGCAGTAAGTAATGTAGATAATACGAGAGACAAAACTTCGTTATTGTTATCC carries:
- the meaB gene encoding methylmalonyl Co-A mutase-associated GTPase MeaB, whose product is MHFLKVFLFFLLLHFKLFALSKKQYPSALNEKAGISPPEITSLTSIEHIQNYRKIQPSAAELVEGIRSGNITALSRAITLVESTNSDHLAKANKVINACLPHSGTSVRIGITGVPGVGKSTFIEAFGKFLTSLGKKVAVLAVDPSSTISHGSILGDKTRMEELVKDKNAYIRPSASGETLGGVARKTRETITLCEACGFDTIIIETVGVGQSETAVHSMVDFFLLLKISGAGDELQGIKRGIMEMADAIVINKADGDNIKKAHFAKMEFNRALHLFPAKKSGWTPKTSTCSAITQEGIPEVWEIIEKFLELTKGNNTFYDKRKDQNQYWMLETINEQLKLNFYNQPEIHNLLEDTKKAVQNNEISPFAAAQKLLEQYFKK
- a CDS encoding MATE family efflux transporter codes for the protein MNLSQYTKEFSYNLRLAYPIILGMLGHTIVGIVDNIMVGKLGPTELAAVSLGNSFVFIALSLGIGFSTAITPLAAEADGKSDIEEGRSVFHHGLFLCTILGFTLFFIIFFFKPLISLMGQPEIVVEMAKPYLDIVAFSLVPLIIYQAYKQFADGKSETKISMWATIIGNVVNVIINYFLIYGIWIFPKMGIVGAGIGTIASRIVMLAYMHYSLIRKPKFHPYFENFSFKEIKKKMLNKIINLGLPSAMQMFFEVALFTGAIWLSGVLGTTSQAANQIALSLASLTFMFAMGLSVAVMIRVGNQKGLMDYVKLQLVARSIFLLAILVEIVFAAIFIIFHQYLPQLFVDVNDMSHIIETNEVILIASQLLFVAAFFQISDGIQVVVLGALRGLQDVKVPMYITFVAYWIIGFPISIYLGLYTDLKAIGIWIGLLAGLTAASIFLYIRFVRLTKKLILVGDNNGINK